From the genome of Methylocystis heyeri:
GGCCGCGCGGGAGATGGGCATTTCGCCGTCTCAGCTTTTTGGCTGGCGCCGGCAAGCGATGCGCGAAGGTGCGGTGACGGCCTCGCCTACCGCTTGCGCGAATCCGCCGGATGTCGAGGGCAGGTCTGCGCCAACGGTGGAAATCTCCGTCGGCGCCACAGTGATCCGCGTCAGCGCCGACATTGGCGAAGCCGATCTGCGTCGCGTGATCCGCGCGGTGCGCTCGGCATGATCGCGTCGGGCGTGAAAATCTATCTGGCCAGCCAACCGGTCGATTTTCGCAAAGGCCCGGACGGTTTGCTGTCGCTGGTGCGCGATGTCGGCGCCGACCCGTTCAACGGCGCGCTTTATGTGTTCCGGGC
Proteins encoded in this window:
- a CDS encoding transposase, which gives rise to MSAPMPGDRSFQLIEAVVDRLDGAPVSRRRRWSDEFKARAVAATLDPDVNISAAAREMGISPSQLFGWRRQAMREGAVTASPTACANPPDVEGRSAPTVEISVGATVIRVSADIGEADLRRVIRAVRSA